CCGGAGGTCCCTCCCGGCCTGCCGTACACGGTGGTCGATCTCGGGCGGCTGGCCCCGGCCAGGATCGGCTACCGGGGCCGGGGGCCGCTGGCCGGCGCGTGGCGGCGGCTCGGCTGCGCCCTTCCGCGTCCGGTCAGCGAGGTGCGCGAGGCGTCCGCGTGGTCCTTCCGCTCCGTTCGGCTTCCCGAGGGCGCGCGCGGAGAGTGGATGTGCGTCAGGCTCACCGATCCTTCGGGCAGGGGGGCGGTCCAGGCGGTCCTGCTCGCCACGTCCGGCGGGCGCACCACCGCCACCCGCACCGGCGTCACGCATGGCACCTGGGACTGCAGCCGCCTGGCGCCCGACATCGCCGCCACCGTGTGGTGGAGCGCCCCCTCGGGCCGCCACTACCGCGTCTCCGCCGCGAGCATGGGCGTCACCGTGGAAGACGACCGGGCCACGAACGCCGACGGCGAGACCGTCACGATCCTGCGCTGATCACACCTGCGGCTTCTAGACCTCGGGCACCAGCTCCACCGTGCAGTGGGCGCACCGCCTGGCCTCGATCGGGATCTCGCTGAGGCACTCGGGGCACTGCTTGGTCGTGGCCGCCTTGTCGCGCTCGAAGAGGTTGATCAGCTTGGTCATCGGCGTCACGATCAGCCAGTAGACGACCGCCGCGATGATCAGGAAGCTGATCAGGTGGTTGAGGAAGTCGCCGTACTTGAACTCGCTGCCGTTGATCGTGAAGGAGTACTGCGCGAAGTCGGGCTCCCTGCCGCCGCTCACCGCCCCGATGAGGGGTGTGACGAGGTCGGCCACGAGCGCCTGGACGAGCCCGCTGAAGGTGGCTCCGACGATCACCGCGACGGCTAACTCGACGATGTTGCCTCTGAGAAGGAACTTCTTGAATCCACCCATGGCGCTGGCACATTGCCGGGAAGGAGGACGGCAAACCTGGCCGCCATGCCATGTCACTGGCACCGGGAGCTTCTCGAGGTTGTGTGTGACCAGTCCGGGGTTATCCAGGAGTCAGAAGTGGGCATCTAGGCAGCCGCTGCCTCCTGGGTGAACATGGGGGCCAGAGCGCAAGGGAGCCTCGATGATCGAGATCTGGCCGGGAGAGCCCTACCCCCTCGGCGCGACCTACGACGGCGCGGGCACGAACTTCGCGCTCTTCACGGAGGCCGCCGACCGGGTCGAGCTCTGTCTGTTCGACGACGACCAGGTCGAGACCAGGGTGCCGCTCACCGAGGTCGAGGGGTTCGTCTGGCACGGCTACCTGCCGCGCGTCGGCCCCGGCCAGCGGTACGGCTACCGCGTCCACGGCCCCTACAACCCGGCCAGAGGGCAGCGCTGCAACCCCGCCAAGCTCCTGCTCGACCCGTACGCGAAGGCGATCGAGGGCGGCATCACCTGGGACAAGTCCCTGTACGACGGGGACAGCCCCAACCCCGACGACTCCGCCCCCTTCGTCCCGCGCTCGATCGTCATCAACCCGTTCTTCGGGTGGGGACACGACCGGCCGCCCGCCACGCCGTACCACGACACGGTGATCTACGAGGCGCACGTGCGCGGGCTGACGATCGCGCACCCGAAGATCCCCGAGCGGATCCGCGGCACCTACGCGGCGCTCGGCCACCCCGAGATCCTCGACCACCTCACCAAGCTGGGCGTGACCGCGCTGGAGCTGATGCCGGTCCACCAGTTTGTCACCGACCAGCACCTGGAGGAGCGGGGGCTGAGCAACTACTGGGGCTACA
This window of the Nonomuraea africana genome carries:
- the mscL gene encoding large conductance mechanosensitive channel protein MscL, producing the protein MGGFKKFLLRGNIVELAVAVIVGATFSGLVQALVADLVTPLIGAVSGGREPDFAQYSFTINGSEFKYGDFLNHLISFLIIAAVVYWLIVTPMTKLINLFERDKAATTKQCPECLSEIPIEARRCAHCTVELVPEV